From Amphritea atlantica, a single genomic window includes:
- the fliM gene encoding flagellar motor switch protein FliM — MTVKDLLSQDEIDALLHGVDDGDIETEEGVVEDEGAVKTYDLASHERIVRGRMPTLEMINERFARHTRISLFNLLRNNADVSVGGVQIMKYSDYIHTLYVPTSINLLRVTPLRGTALLVMDAKLVFKLVDGFFGGDGRHAKIEGREFTPTEIRLINKVIGQFFIDLEGSWEPVMPLKFEVLGHEVNPAMANVINPSEVVVVSSFQVDMEGGTGEFHVTMPYSMLEPIRDILISGYKPVEEELDEQWLTSLKRDMLGAPINLDLIVAERKMKLRDVMQLEAGDIIPIDISDTLQLKAARVPVFKCKLGTSRGNLAVQIISRVKND; from the coding sequence ATGACAGTCAAAGACCTGCTCTCTCAGGATGAAATCGATGCGCTGTTGCATGGCGTGGATGATGGAGATATTGAGACCGAAGAGGGCGTTGTCGAGGATGAGGGCGCGGTCAAAACTTATGATCTGGCCAGCCATGAACGAATAGTTCGTGGCCGAATGCCGACGCTTGAGATGATTAACGAGCGTTTTGCCCGTCATACCCGGATATCTCTGTTTAACCTGTTGCGCAATAACGCCGATGTTTCGGTTGGCGGCGTACAGATCATGAAGTACTCCGATTATATTCATACCCTTTATGTGCCGACCAGTATCAATCTTCTGCGTGTGACTCCTCTGCGCGGTACCGCGTTGCTGGTGATGGATGCCAAGCTGGTGTTTAAGCTTGTTGATGGCTTTTTTGGCGGGGATGGCCGGCACGCAAAAATAGAGGGTCGCGAGTTTACTCCGACCGAGATTCGTCTGATTAATAAGGTGATTGGTCAGTTTTTTATAGACCTGGAAGGCTCCTGGGAGCCGGTCATGCCGCTTAAGTTCGAAGTGCTCGGACACGAAGTAAACCCGGCGATGGCAAATGTGATCAATCCGTCAGAAGTGGTAGTCGTAAGCAGCTTTCAAGTTGATATGGAAGGGGGGACCGGCGAGTTTCACGTGACGATGCCCTACTCAATGCTGGAGCCTATCCGGGATATTCTGATCTCTGGTTATAAGCCGGTAGAGGAGGAGCTGGATGAGCAATGGCTGACGTCCCTGAAGCGTGACATGCTGGGTGCACCGATTAATCTGGACCTGATTGTTGCCGAACGTAAAATGAAGTTGAGAGATGTTATGCAGCTGGAGGCCGGGGATATTATCCCTATCGATATTTCTGATACTCTGCAGTTGAAGGCGGCCAGAGTGCCGGTTTTTAAGTGTAAGCTGGGTACATCCCGTGGGAATCTGGCGGTACAAATTATTAGCCGGGTTAAAAATGATTAA
- the fliP gene encoding flagellar type III secretion system pore protein FliP (The bacterial flagellar biogenesis protein FliP forms a type III secretion system (T3SS)-type pore required for flagellar assembly.) — protein sequence MLPGTVLAADPGIPAVTFTANPDGSADYSVTLQILGLMTLLTFLPAIMMMMTSFARIIIVFAILRQALGLQQTPSNQILVGLALFLTLFIMSPVLDKVNEQSVQPYLNEEITSIEALQAASMPFRGFMLAQTRETDLNLFMEISRTPAVEKPEDIPFTVLVPSFVTSELKTAFQIGFMLFIPFLVIDLVVASVLMAMGMMMLSPVIISLPFKIMLFVLVDGWAMVIGTLAGSFVV from the coding sequence CTGTTGCCCGGGACGGTGCTGGCGGCTGACCCCGGTATTCCTGCGGTTACCTTTACAGCCAATCCTGATGGCAGTGCCGATTACAGTGTGACGCTCCAGATTCTGGGGCTGATGACGCTGCTGACGTTCCTGCCGGCGATCATGATGATGATGACCTCGTTTGCCAGGATAATCATCGTATTTGCGATTTTGCGCCAGGCACTGGGGTTGCAGCAAACCCCGTCAAATCAGATTCTGGTGGGGTTGGCGCTGTTTTTGACGCTGTTTATTATGTCTCCGGTACTGGATAAGGTGAATGAACAGTCGGTTCAGCCCTATCTGAATGAAGAGATAACCTCTATTGAAGCTCTGCAAGCCGCCAGTATGCCTTTTCGCGGCTTTATGCTGGCGCAGACGCGGGAAACCGATCTTAATCTTTTTATGGAGATCTCCCGGACTCCGGCGGTTGAAAAACCGGAGGATATTCCATTTACGGTTCTGGTTCCCTCATTTGTTACCAGTGAACTGAAGACAGCGTTTCAGATTGGCTTTATGCTGTTTATTCCGTTTCTGGTTATCGACCTGGTGGTGGCCAGTGTGTTGATGGCAATGGGTATGATGATGCTGTCACCGGTGATTATCTCACTGCCGTTCAAGATAATGTTATTTGTGCTGGTGGATGGCTGGGCTATGGTGATCGGGACGCTGGCGGGTAGTTTTGTGGTTTAA
- the fliO gene encoding flagellar biosynthetic protein FliO, with protein MRVRSLANVVLRRLSRVLVMAFLTVFSGLTFAVESDGVPAVVTRQVTGPVNAGSVMQLLAGLILVIALIFLLGWLVKRYSGLPGQNRALRVVASLPLTARERLVLVQAGDQQLLLGVAPGRVSLLKSYDESLIEPGVAMGEFASRLQQVMSRKEAE; from the coding sequence TTGCGTGTCCGTTCACTGGCGAATGTTGTTCTGCGGCGGCTTAGTCGTGTACTTGTGATGGCGTTTCTGACTGTCTTCAGTGGTCTGACGTTCGCAGTGGAATCTGATGGCGTGCCTGCAGTAGTCACGCGTCAGGTTACAGGTCCGGTCAATGCCGGTTCAGTGATGCAGTTGCTGGCGGGGCTGATCCTTGTTATTGCGCTGATTTTTCTGCTTGGCTGGCTGGTGAAGCGTTATTCAGGCTTGCCGGGGCAAAACCGGGCTTTGCGTGTGGTTGCTTCTCTGCCACTCACTGCCCGGGAACGACTGGTGCTGGTTCAGGCAGGAGATCAGCAGTTGCTGTTAGGTGTGGCACCGGGTCGGGTGAGTCTGTTAAAAAGTTATGATGAGTCGTTGATTGAACCGGGTGTTGCGATGGGCGAGTTTGCCTCCAGACTTCAGCAAGTGATGAGCCGTAAGGAGGCAGAGTGA
- the fliN gene encoding flagellar motor switch protein FliN — translation MSNDDIENQDQDDGLDDWGAAMAEQAQSEASQGQAIDLDELKDEGAALNNPSLDVILDIPVKLSMEVGRSDISIRNLLQLNQGSVVELDRVAGEPLDVLVNGTLVAHGEVVVVNDRYGIRLTDVISPQERIDKLR, via the coding sequence ATGAGTAATGACGATATTGAAAACCAGGACCAGGATGATGGTCTGGATGACTGGGGCGCAGCGATGGCTGAACAGGCTCAGTCAGAGGCTTCACAGGGACAGGCGATTGATCTTGATGAGCTGAAGGACGAGGGTGCGGCCCTCAATAATCCCAGCCTGGATGTAATTCTCGATATTCCGGTTAAGTTATCGATGGAGGTTGGTCGGTCTGATATTTCAATCCGTAACCTGTTGCAGCTTAATCAGGGTTCAGTGGTAGAGCTGGATCGGGTGGCCGGTGAGCCGCTGGATGTGCTGGTTAACGGTACTCTGGTTGCCCATGGCGAAGTGGTGGTAGTGAATGATCGCTACGGTATCCGGCTGACTGATGTGATCAGTCCGCAGGAACGTATAGATAAACTAAGGTGA
- the fliQ gene encoding flagellar biosynthesis protein FliQ, giving the protein MTPGMALDLFGEALFLVVLLVAVIVVPSLLVGLLVSTFQAATQINEQTLSFLPRLIVTLLMIMWAGPWILGQLMDHFNNIFANIPLFLG; this is encoded by the coding sequence ATGACGCCGGGAATGGCTCTGGATCTGTTTGGGGAGGCGCTGTTTCTGGTGGTTCTTCTGGTTGCGGTAATTGTCGTGCCTTCACTGTTGGTAGGTCTGCTGGTGTCTACCTTTCAGGCGGCGACCCAGATCAACGAGCAGACCCTGAGTTTTTTGCCTCGTTTAATTGTTACCCTGCTGATGATTATGTGGGCAGGGCCCTGGATTCTCGGGCAGTTGATGGATCATTTCAATAATATCTTTGCCAATATTCCGTTGTTTCTGGGGTAG
- the fliR gene encoding flagellar biosynthetic protein FliR produces MLQLTSLQLEQWLAQFLLPFFRIASFFMVVPMIGTQLVAARIRLGLALAMTVVLLPTLPEMPLLSGMSLQTYILVAQQIIIGTAMAFVIQLLFQVFSLGGQLISSQMGLGFASVSDPANGVSVVVLSQMYLMMVMLLFLAFNGHLVMFEALARSFFVLPVSQGGLPVSGYMALAKSGSWMLASALLMALPAVTALLVINFAFGVMAKAAPQLNIFAIGFPFTMMVGLVITWVSLEGFLGQYQRFVSVAFNYLDQVVGVGVL; encoded by the coding sequence GTGCTGCAGCTAACCTCGCTTCAACTGGAACAGTGGCTCGCTCAGTTTCTGCTGCCTTTCTTTCGTATAGCATCATTCTTTATGGTTGTGCCGATGATCGGTACTCAGCTGGTCGCTGCGCGTATCCGCCTTGGTCTGGCGCTGGCGATGACGGTTGTGTTGTTACCCACGCTGCCTGAGATGCCGCTGTTAAGTGGGATGTCGCTGCAAACCTATATTCTGGTTGCTCAGCAGATCATTATTGGTACTGCAATGGCATTTGTTATTCAGCTGTTATTTCAGGTGTTTTCACTGGGCGGACAGTTGATCTCCTCACAAATGGGTCTTGGATTTGCTTCGGTCAGTGACCCGGCAAATGGCGTTTCAGTGGTGGTGCTTTCGCAGATGTATCTGATGATGGTGATGTTGCTGTTTTTGGCTTTTAATGGACACCTGGTGATGTTTGAGGCGCTGGCACGGAGTTTTTTTGTGTTACCGGTTTCGCAGGGAGGACTACCGGTTTCCGGGTATATGGCACTGGCGAAATCGGGTAGCTGGATGCTGGCCAGTGCCCTGTTGATGGCTTTGCCTGCAGTAACCGCGCTGCTGGTCATTAATTTTGCTTTTGGGGTGATGGCGAAGGCGGCCCCCCAACTGAATATATTTGCTATCGGTTTTCCTTTTACCATGATGGTCGGGCTGGTGATCACCTGGGTCAGTCTGGAAGGATTTCTGGGGCAGTACCAGCGTTTTGTTTCTGTTGCATTTAACTATCTGGATCAGGTTGTCGGTGTGGGGGTGCTTTAG